Proteins encoded by one window of Pan troglodytes isolate AG18354 chromosome 16, NHGRI_mPanTro3-v2.0_pri, whole genome shotgun sequence:
- the TPM1 gene encoding tropomyosin alpha-1 chain isoform X28, giving the protein MKVIESRAQKDEEKMEIQEIQLKEAKHIAEDADRKYEEVARKLVIIESDLERAEERAELSEGKCAELEEELKTVTNNLKSLEAQAEKYSQKEDRYEEEIKVLSDKLKEAETRAEFAERSVTKLEKSIDDLEEKVAHAKEENLSMHQMLDQTLLELNNM; this is encoded by the exons ATGAAAGTCATTGAGAGTCGAGcccaaaaagatgaagaaaaaatggaaattcagGAGATCCAACTGAAAGAGGCCAAGCACATTGCTGAAGATGCCGACCGCAAATATGAAGAG GTGGCCCGTAAGCTGGTCATCATTGAGAGCGACCTGGAACGTGCAGAGGAGCGGGCTGAGCTCTCAGAAGG CAAATGTGCCGAGCTTGAAGAAGAATTGAAAACTGTGACGAACAACTTGAAGTCACTGGAGGCTCAGGCTGAGAAG TACTCGCAGAAGGAAGACAGATATGAGGAAGAGATCAAGGTCCTTTCCGACAAGCTGAAGGAG GCTGAGACTCGGGCTGAGTTTGCGGAGAGGTCGGTAACTAAATTGGAGAAAAGCATTGATGACTTAGAAG AGAAAGTGGCTCATGCCAAAGAAGAAAACCTTAGTATGCATCAGATGCTGGATCAGACTTTACTGGAGTTAAACAACATGTGA